AGCTCGCCGGGGGCACGTCCGCCAAGTGCCCGGGCCAGCAAGAAGAGGGTCAGCACCAGCAGCAGCAGAACCGCCGCGGTGCCGAAGCCGCGGGCCACCATGTTCGGCTCAGGCGAGCGGACGAAGTCGAAGACCTGCAAGGGCAGCGAGATCATCGGACCGGCCAGCGGATTGGCGTTCATCGCGGCCGTGATCCCGGAGGTGAGCAGGACGGGGCTGGTCTCGCCGATGCCGCGCGCGGTACCCAGGATCACCGAGGTGACCAGGCCGGACCGTGCCGTCGGCAACACCACCTGCCAGACCGTCTGCCAGCGCGAGGAGCCCAGCGCGTAGGACGCCTCCCGCAGGTTCTGGGGGACCAACCGCAGCACCACGTCGGCCGAGCGGATCACGATCGGCAGCATCATCACGGTGATCGCGATACCGGCGGCCAGCCCGGAGCGCTCATGGGTGATCGCCTGGATCACAGCGGCGTAGACGAACAGACCGGCCACGATCGAGGGCAGGGCCGTCATTGCGTCCGAGATGGTCCGGACGAAGCGGGCGAACCTCCCGCCAACCTCGTTGAGGAAGACGGCCGTGCCGATCCCCAGCGGAATGGTGATCGCCAGCGCGATCGAGATCTGGATCAGGGTGCCGACGATGGCGTGCAGGATGCCGCCGACCTCCAGCCCGGCCAGCGGGCCGGCGAACTCCATGGTTTGGGTGAACAGGTTCAGGTGGCCGAGCGCGTCCGTGCCCCGCCACAGGGTGTAGATCACGATGAACACCAACGCCGTGAACAGCAGCGTCCCGGCCGCGCTGAACAAGGTGGTGATCAGCCGGTCCTTGACCTCCTCGATGTCGGAGTGCAGCCAGATCAGCAGCATGTACAGCCCGAGGAAGGCCAAGAAGGCCACGATCGTCCAACCGATCGCACCGCTGAGCGGGGCGAACCACCCGAACAGCAAAGTGGCCAGGGCCACCCCGGCGGCCAGGGCGCCGACCAAGTCGAAGCGCTGGGCCGCGGTGAAGCCGTGCACCTTGCGGCGGGGGCCGTCAGCCTCGGCCTTGGTGCCGGGCAGGCTGGTTCGGACGCTGGGCAGCACCTCGGTGCGGAAGATGTCAGCCATCGCTCTGCGCTCCTGAACGCGACCGCGCCACCACGGAGGAGGCGGTGAAGTTGATGATCAAGGTGAGCAGGAACAGCACCAGGCCGGCCGCCATCAGCGCAGACAGGCCGAACTCGCTGGCCTCGCCATAGCGCAATGCGATCAGTGCTGAGACTGAGTTCGTCCCGGTCTTCAGCAGCTGCCAGTTGATGGTGAAGACCGGCGAAATGATCATGTAGACGGCGATCGTCTCGCCCAGTGCCCGGCCCAGGCCGAGCATGGTGCCGCCGATGACCCCGCCCTTGCCGAACGGCAGCACCACCGAGCGGATCATCCCCCACCGGGTCGCACCGAGCGCGTAGGCGCCCTCGCGTTCACCGATCGGCGCCCGGGTGAAGGCTTCGCGCATGATCGAGGTCTGGGTGGGGACGACCATCAGGCCGACCACGATCCCGGCGATGAAAGCCGAGGAGGTGAAGGCGCTGGCGTCGGTGGCCTGCGCTCCGGACGCATCGGTGACCGCGAAGATCGGGATCCAGCCCAGCCACACCGAGATCCACTGTGAGACCGGGATGATCGCCGCCTGCAGGAAGTAGACCCCCCACAGCCCGAAGACGATGCTGGGCACGGCCGCCATCAGGTCGACCAGCGAGACCAGAGTGGCCCGCAGCCGGCCGGTGACCACCTCGGACAGCAGCATGGCCGTCCCCAGCGACAGCGGGAGACTCACGGTCAGAGCGATCAGGGCGATGGCGACCGTCCCGAACAGGACCGCGGCGACGCCGAAGGTTCCGGTTTCCGG
The nucleotide sequence above comes from Propionicimonas paludicola. Encoded proteins:
- the pstA gene encoding phosphate ABC transporter permease PstA, encoding MADIFRTEVLPSVRTSLPGTKAEADGPRRKVHGFTAAQRFDLVGALAAGVALATLLFGWFAPLSGAIGWTIVAFLAFLGLYMLLIWLHSDIEEVKDRLITTLFSAAGTLLFTALVFIVIYTLWRGTDALGHLNLFTQTMEFAGPLAGLEVGGILHAIVGTLIQISIALAITIPLGIGTAVFLNEVGGRFARFVRTISDAMTALPSIVAGLFVYAAVIQAITHERSGLAAGIAITVMMLPIVIRSADVVLRLVPQNLREASYALGSSRWQTVWQVVLPTARSGLVTSVILGTARGIGETSPVLLTSGITAAMNANPLAGPMISLPLQVFDFVRSPEPNMVARGFGTAAVLLLLVLTLFLLARALGGRAPGELSERQQLAARAASLRDLKRFELRRHPVGRPAAPSGPMSPSSEEQA
- the pstC gene encoding phosphate ABC transporter permease subunit PstC — protein: MIGAEIGGWRAAIRQVATIEAGGSAAVATWLPASNSEPAGVETKRRLDGREVLADQIFRRTAFASGIITVGIMLAVGVFLTLRASDALRSTGFAFLYTQAWSPETGTFGVAAVLFGTVAIALIALTVSLPLSLGTAMLLSEVVTGRLRATLVSLVDLMAAVPSIVFGLWGVYFLQAAIIPVSQWISVWLGWIPIFAVTDASGAQATDASAFTSSAFIAGIVVGLMVVPTQTSIMREAFTRAPIGEREGAYALGATRWGMIRSVVLPFGKGGVIGGTMLGLGRALGETIAVYMIISPVFTINWQLLKTGTNSVSALIALRYGEASEFGLSALMAAGLVLFLLTLIINFTASSVVARSRSGAQSDG